Proteins co-encoded in one Arachis stenosperma cultivar V10309 chromosome 7, arast.V10309.gnm1.PFL2, whole genome shotgun sequence genomic window:
- the LOC130939715 gene encoding uncharacterized protein LOC130939715 codes for MQNQNAAIKKLETQIGYLFKQLSNHNLCNNNNSSKEEECQAITLRSGKELKELSQKPQEEGSNEKGKEQDGVQTTASSPQKEKGMPKLNISRAPYPQQLKKKEDDNQFVKFLEIFKKLQINIPFIKAIQQIPAFIKYMKELLPRKSSLKGGQNIVLNKECSALIPPELPAKRKDQGSFHIPCAIGETLFDKALCDLGVSINLLLLSLVKRLQINEIMPTDVVIRLADKTQKQAIGVVENVLLKVGKYFLPTDFVILDMEESHTHPIILGRPFLATARALIDVEKGELILRIHDEWLSFNVFKLSQEADQEHKEPSKDHDEMLKEEESTEAHPTYLETPLVDKQGKQQLPQLKEKLEEPKPLEACEDNITNPLEKEVIKSKTISKDTRKKVPRKWRNKKIPTEDFSPGDRVISAYFPDIPPNLLTIPSQLPKVFTINRVLSLEHVEIIDTTNGYKSTARGEDFKHYQPP; via the coding sequence atgcaaaatcaaaatgctgccatcaagaaaCTGGAGACACAAATTGGTTATCTATTCAAGCAGCTTTCTAACCACAACCTCTGCAATAATAACAATTCAAGCAAGGAGGAGGAGTGTCAAGCTATAACACTTAGGAGTGGGAAGGAACTTAAGGAACTCTCCCAAAAACCACAAGAAGAAGGCTCAAATGAAAAGGGAAAAGAGCAAGATGGAGTTCAAACTACCGCTTCAAgtccacaaaaagaaaaagggatgcCAAAACTAAACATCTCAAGAGCTCCATATCCGCAGCAgttgaagaaaaaggaagatgaCAACCAGTTCGTGAAATTCttggaaatcttcaagaaactacaAATCAACATACCATTCATCAAGGCCATACAACAAATTCCTGCATTCATCAAGTATATGAAGGAACTTCTTCCCAGGAAAAGCTCACTCAAAGGAGGCCAAAATATAGTGTTAaacaaggaatgtagtgccCTTATCCCACCTGAGTTGCCTGCAAAAAGAAAAGACCAAGGGAGTTTTCACATCCCCtgtgccataggagaaacaTTGTTCGATAAAGCACTCTGTGACTTGGGGGTAAGCATCAACTTACTGCTATTATCCTTGGTAAAGAGGCTGCAGATCAATGAGATAATGCCCACAGATGTGGTCATCAGACTGGCTGACAAGACTCAAAAgcaagcaataggagtggtGGAAAATGTGTTACTAAAGGTTGGGAAATACTTTCTCCCAACAGACTTTGTCATTCTGGACATGGAAGAGAGTCACACTCACCCAATCATAttgggaagaccattcctagctacagccagagcactcatagatgtggaGAAAGGGGAGCTAATATTGAGGATCCATGATGAATGGCTCAGCTTTAATGTCTTCAAACTCTCACAAGAAGCAGACCAAGAGCACAAGGAACCAAGTAAAGATCATGATGAGATGTTGAAGGAAGAAGAAAGCACTGAAGCACACCCAACCTATCTGGAGACTCCTTTGGTTGATAAACAAGGGAAACAGCAACTACCACAGCTCAAGGAAAAGTTAGAAGAACCTAAACCTCTAGAGGCATGTGAAGACAACATCACAAATCCCTTAGAAAAAGAAGTCATCAAGAGCAAGACAATATCAAAGGACACAAGGAAGAAGGTACCAAGAAAGTGGAGGAACAAAAAGATCCCTACAGAAGACTTCTCTCCAGGAGATAGAGTGATCTCAGCTTACTTCCCAGATATCCCCCCTAATCTCCTCACTATACCATCTCAGTTACCGAAAGTCTTCACAATCAACAGAGTTCTCTCCCTGGAACATGTAGAGATAATTGATACAACCAATGGATACAAGTCCACAGCGAGAGGGGAGGATTTCAAGCATTACCAACCACCCTGA